From one Nilaparvata lugens isolate BPH chromosome 2, ASM1435652v1, whole genome shotgun sequence genomic stretch:
- the LOC120349936 gene encoding uncharacterized protein LOC120349936, whose amino-acid sequence MTSLPDLRSISMGELDLTTAINLAEQYNLYIPKNADLEFIRSTLRLIKKNFNDLPNYKKERERAIQYILTTVKLSDELKDQFPDLYNLERTLRQNFKLQEAGENSRPSTPSKLVTQTSQTEFIFPKESLELATKRQQLSTSTPNLLSIPFKTPEATNSKIAKQDDQIQSTMAERKRPFFTPQTFSAAPHGNISDFIQNYKRVATADSWDKDDCLTYLPFYLKVSAAQYFKKPAKMTNNESFKDSYSLIISDNRTGKIYHNTNSLNHNYQEAKNLAYKIFLLRKTLPASKSISHNYTGKYQQLSFHNGMTTQLLLIGYFINILYYWITFRTIEGFSEHNDIAKLENKNFKSIKKCLDEIRPLSTMDDKPNAFLLIEEKLAIITKSPPLPPEPPEKLVPIESQCNTVGSALETVGKSKDKQISILMDSGSNACLAKKDLVPEEEIVDNLDVALYAANGKKISFYGNAVVKFSIENIAYEQECYIVSTSVDLLVGNEFFLKNGIDLSNTAPTR is encoded by the coding sequence ATGACTAGTTTACCTGACCTTAGAAGTATTTCCATGGGTGAACTCGATTTAACAACAGCGATCAACCTAGCAGAACAATACAACCTTTATATACCAAAAAATGCGGATTTAGAATTTATCAGGTCCACTCTCAGattaataaaaaagaatttcAATGACCTTCCTAATTACAAAAAAGAGCGCGAAAGggctattcaatatattttaacGACTGTTAAACTTTCAGATGAATTAAAAGACCAATTCCCTGATCtatataatctagagagaacCCTAAGGCAAAACTTTAAACTCCAGGAGGCAGGAGAAAATTCTCGCCCATCAACTCCATCAAAATTAGTAACACAAACAAGTCAAACCGAATTTATTTTCCCTAAAGAAAGTCTTGAACTGGCCACAAAAAGACAACAACTATCCACCTCAACGccaaatttattatcaattccttTTAAAACACCTGAAGCTACGAACTCTAAAATAGCTAAACAAGACGACCAAATCCAGTCAACAATGGCTGAAAGAAAAAGACCATTTTTCACACCTCAAACATTTTCCGCCGCACCTCACGGAAATATTTCCgactttattcaaaattataaacgAGTTGCCACGGCAGACTCTTGGGATAAGGATGATTGCCTCACATACCTTCCATTCTATTTGAAAGTGAGTGCCGCTCAATACTTCAAAAAACCTGCAAAAATGACCAACAATGAGAGCTTCAAGGATAGCTATTCGTTAATAATAAGCGATAACAGAACCGGAAAAATATACCATAATacaaattcattgaatcatAACTATCAAGAAGCTAAAAATCTAGCCTACAAAATTTTTCTATTGAGAAAAACTCTCCCAGCCTCGAAAAGCATTTCACATAATTATACGGGAAAATACCAACAATTGAGTTTTCATAATGGAATGACAACCCAACTTCTATTGATtggatattttatcaatatacttTACTATTGGATAACATTTAGGACAATTGAGGGATTTTCAGAGCATAACGATATTGCCAAActagaaaacaaaaatttcaaaagtatTAAAAAGTGCTTAGATGAAATACGACCGTTATCAACTATGGATGATAAGCCAAACGCTTTCTTGTTGATAGAAGAAAAGCTCGCCATCATTACAAAATCACCCCCCTTGCCACCTGAACCTCCAGAAAAATTAGTACCAATAGAGTCACAATGCAATACTGTAGGATCAGCATTAGAAACTGTTGGTAAATCAAAGGATAAACAAATAAGTATTTTGATGGATTCAGGCTCAAATGCCTGTCTTGCTAAGAAAGACTTAGTTCCAGAAGAAGAAATAGTTGATAATCTGGATGTTGCACTATATGCAGCCAATGGGAAAAAAATCTCATTCTATGGAAATGCAgtagtaaaattttcaatagaaaatatcGCATATGAACAAGAATGCTACATAGTATCTACATCAGTAGATTTACTGGTAGGAAATGAATTCTTCTTAAAAAATGGAATTGATCTCTCAAATACAGCTCCCACGAGATAA